The following proteins are co-located in the Flammeovirga kamogawensis genome:
- the gcvP gene encoding aminomethyl-transferring glycine dehydrogenase, producing the protein MKIDLNNFERFEARHNAPNNTQIEEMLTALGVADINELIAQTVPEKIRLKKELNLPQPLTEYQFLRQFRTVAEKNKIYRSYIGMGYYNTITPPVILRNILENPGWYTAYTPYQAEIAQGRLEMLLNFQTMVTDLTGMELANASLLDEATAAGEVVHMFHGARKGAKKKVANKFFAADSVHPQTLDLIKTRCTPIGVELVIGDVAELDLTDEKLFGVLVQYPDTNGAISDYTDFIATAHENGVLVGMASDLLALTMLKEPGEMDADAVVGSAQRFGVPMGYGGPHAGFLATRDAYKRQIPGRIIGVSKDRDGNEAYRMALQTREQHIKRERATSNICTAQVLLGVMASAYAVYHGPEGLKTIARRTHGMANLLVTSVEQLGLEVVNKDYFDTVKIKTTPLQAKAIKLLAEERLANFRYFEDGCIGLSMNQTTDVSHIADLVDIFQDALGLNLAIDVEALAQDIAVSVPSSLQRTTEFLTHPVFSQYHAEHEMLRYLKRLENKDLSLVHSMISLGSCTMKLNATAEMIPVTWPEFGQMHPFAPKEQAQGYQEIFKDLEAWLCEITGFDAMSLQPNSGANGEYAGLLTIRAYHEANGQGHRHISLIPSSAHGTNPASAVMAGMKVVIVKCDDMGNIDVADLKAKAEQYSNDLSSLMVTYPSTHGVFEESIIEICQIIHDNGGRVYMDGANMNAQVGLTSPANIGADVCHLNLHKTFCIPHGGGGPGVGPIGVVADLAPYLPGHSVIDNNVGAKASSAVSAAPWGSASILPISYAYIAMMGGEGLTNATKTAILNANYMQYRLKEHYPVLYVGTNGRNAHEMIVDCRQFKPAGIEVEDIAKRLMDYGYHAPTVSFPVPGTLMIEPTESESKAELDQFCDAMIEIRKEVQEVIDGKADAVNNVLKNAPHTQGMTITEEWDLPYSRQKAVYPLPYVQANKFWPAVRRIDSAFGDRNLICSCIPVSDYEEVEA; encoded by the coding sequence ATGAAGATTGATTTAAACAACTTCGAGCGATTTGAGGCAAGGCACAATGCGCCCAACAATACTCAAATTGAAGAAATGCTAACTGCTTTAGGAGTCGCAGATATTAATGAGTTAATTGCTCAAACTGTTCCTGAAAAAATTCGTCTAAAAAAGGAATTAAACCTTCCTCAACCATTAACTGAATACCAATTTTTGCGTCAGTTTAGAACTGTTGCAGAAAAGAACAAAATCTACCGTTCTTATATTGGTATGGGGTATTACAACACAATTACACCCCCAGTAATTTTAAGAAATATCTTAGAAAATCCGGGCTGGTATACGGCATACACACCGTACCAAGCAGAGATTGCACAAGGGCGTTTAGAAATGCTTTTGAACTTCCAAACTATGGTAACAGACCTTACAGGTATGGAACTAGCAAATGCTTCTTTATTAGATGAAGCAACTGCAGCAGGAGAGGTAGTTCATATGTTCCATGGAGCTAGAAAAGGTGCTAAAAAGAAAGTTGCAAATAAATTCTTTGCAGCAGATTCTGTGCACCCTCAGACACTAGATTTAATAAAAACACGCTGTACGCCAATTGGTGTTGAGCTTGTTATTGGTGATGTAGCCGAGTTAGATCTTACAGATGAGAAGCTATTTGGTGTTCTTGTACAATACCCAGATACGAACGGTGCAATTTCAGATTATACTGATTTTATTGCTACTGCTCACGAAAACGGTGTATTAGTAGGTATGGCTTCAGACCTTTTAGCATTAACAATGTTGAAAGAGCCAGGAGAAATGGATGCTGATGCAGTGGTGGGTTCTGCACAACGTTTTGGTGTTCCTATGGGCTACGGTGGACCTCATGCAGGTTTCCTTGCGACAAGAGATGCATACAAACGTCAAATTCCAGGTCGTATTATCGGAGTATCGAAAGATAGAGACGGTAATGAGGCATACAGAATGGCTTTACAGACTCGTGAGCAACATATTAAGCGTGAACGTGCAACTTCTAATATTTGTACAGCACAAGTATTATTAGGTGTTATGGCTTCTGCTTATGCAGTGTATCACGGTCCTGAAGGATTGAAAACAATTGCTCGCCGTACACACGGAATGGCCAATTTATTGGTTACTTCAGTAGAACAATTAGGTTTAGAAGTAGTAAATAAAGATTACTTCGATACTGTTAAAATAAAAACAACACCTCTTCAGGCAAAAGCAATTAAGTTACTTGCAGAAGAGCGTTTAGCAAACTTCCGTTACTTTGAGGATGGATGTATTGGTTTGTCTATGAACCAAACTACAGACGTTTCTCATATTGCTGATTTAGTAGACATCTTCCAAGATGCACTAGGTCTTAATTTAGCAATTGACGTAGAAGCTCTTGCACAAGATATTGCTGTTTCTGTTCCGTCATCGTTACAAAGAACTACTGAGTTTTTAACACACCCAGTGTTTAGTCAGTACCATGCAGAACACGAAATGTTACGTTACTTAAAACGTCTTGAGAACAAAGATTTATCATTGGTTCATTCAATGATTTCTTTAGGATCTTGTACAATGAAGTTGAATGCAACAGCTGAAATGATTCCTGTAACGTGGCCAGAATTTGGACAAATGCACCCATTTGCACCAAAGGAACAAGCACAAGGATATCAAGAAATATTTAAAGATCTAGAGGCGTGGTTATGTGAAATCACAGGTTTTGACGCAATGTCGTTACAACCAAACTCTGGAGCAAATGGTGAATATGCAGGTCTATTAACGATCCGTGCTTACCACGAAGCAAATGGTCAAGGTCACCGTCATATCTCTTTAATTCCATCTTCGGCACACGGTACAAACCCAGCATCTGCAGTAATGGCAGGTATGAAAGTGGTTATTGTTAAGTGTGATGATATGGGGAATATTGATGTTGCTGATCTTAAGGCTAAAGCAGAGCAATATTCTAATGACTTATCTTCGTTAATGGTAACTTACCCATCTACACACGGTGTATTTGAAGAGTCTATTATTGAGATTTGTCAGATTATCCACGATAACGGTGGACGTGTTTATATGGATGGTGCAAACATGAATGCACAAGTAGGATTAACATCTCCTGCAAACATTGGTGCAGACGTTTGTCACTTGAATTTACACAAAACATTCTGTATCCCTCATGGTGGAGGTGGTCCTGGTGTTGGTCCTATTGGCGTAGTAGCTGATTTGGCTCCATATTTACCTGGTCACTCGGTAATAGATAATAACGTAGGAGCTAAAGCTTCTTCTGCTGTATCTGCTGCTCCTTGGGGTTCTGCAAGTATTTTACCTATCTCTTATGCATACATTGCTATGATGGGTGGTGAAGGTTTAACGAATGCTACTAAAACAGCAATCTTAAATGCAAACTACATGCAGTACAGGTTAAAAGAACATTATCCAGTACTTTATGTGGGTACAAATGGACGTAATGCACATGAAATGATTGTGGATTGTCGTCAGTTTAAACCTGCAGGAATTGAGGTAGAAGATATTGCAAAACGTTTGATGGACTACGGTTATCATGCGCCAACAGTATCGTTCCCAGTACCAGGTACATTAATGATTGAGCCTACAGAGTCTGAATCTAAAGCAGAGCTAGATCAATTCTGTGATGCAATGATTGAGATCCGTAAGGAAGTTCAAGAAGTAATTGACGGTAAGGCAGATGCTGTGAACAATGTGTTGAAAAACGCACCTCACACGCAAGGCATGACAATTACAGAAGAATGGGATTTACCATATTCTAGACAGAAAGCAGTATACCCACTTCCTTATGTACAAGCAAATAAGTTCTGGCCAGCAGTACGTAGAATAGACAGTGCTTTTGGTGATAGAAACCTTATCTGTTCTTGTATTCCTGTAAGTGATTACGAAGAAGTAGAAGCTTAA
- a CDS encoding CotH kinase family protein, with amino-acid sequence MKRILLTIFLFISYFITLAQNLNPENGILFPEGEINRVDITMSQSDLDFLLAPGNEENRDYKECIFEFENSMLSDSLHNVGIRLRGNTSRYAPKKSFKISFNKFEKGRTFHEQKKFNLRAEHNDPTLSREKSLLMFFRDEDIPAARSSHVQLYINGDYYGLYLNTEQIDDLFLENRFGDDSGKLYKASYGADMVNDPNLYMNDDIYELEEGDDDDRDELASFLDSLNILNDNALSEYLNRNFDVDKFIKTLAIEQLSGHWDNNSYNKNNFYIYWNETTNLWTYIPYDLDNTYGIDWVDKDWGTRDINNWPKEDEARPLSKKILANATYNNQYNSYLANFIDSTFNSADLDPYFEDQQSLLRAAVAADTWYTKNYGWTVTDYDESFVTSIGGHVDYGIQEYINTRVRSAKEQIIITDLGDEYLNSEIKIYPNPASHHMIIELKEVPYKRCLISLTNLNGQTIKRWNKKAGNVLDLRIDNVHQGTYVLSIEIENKQKSWIKIPSKKVVIL; translated from the coding sequence ATGAAAAGAATTTTACTGACAATTTTTCTTTTTATTTCATATTTTATAACACTTGCCCAAAATCTTAACCCAGAGAATGGCATATTGTTTCCAGAAGGTGAAATAAACCGAGTCGATATCACAATGAGTCAAAGTGATTTGGACTTTTTGTTAGCACCCGGAAATGAGGAAAATAGAGACTATAAAGAGTGTATCTTCGAATTTGAAAACTCGATGCTTTCAGATTCTCTACATAATGTAGGCATCCGTTTAAGAGGTAATACTTCTCGCTATGCTCCAAAAAAATCTTTTAAAATCTCATTTAATAAATTTGAGAAAGGAAGAACTTTCCATGAGCAGAAAAAATTTAACCTACGTGCTGAACATAATGACCCTACCCTATCAAGAGAAAAATCTTTATTAATGTTTTTTAGAGATGAAGATATTCCTGCAGCAAGATCTAGTCATGTTCAACTTTATATTAATGGAGATTATTATGGTTTATATCTCAACACAGAACAAATTGATGATTTATTTCTAGAAAATCGCTTTGGCGATGACAGTGGTAAATTATACAAAGCAAGTTATGGTGCTGATATGGTAAACGACCCAAACCTCTACATGAATGATGATATTTATGAACTTGAAGAAGGTGACGACGACGATAGAGATGAATTAGCTAGTTTTCTTGATAGCCTAAATATTTTAAATGATAACGCACTAAGTGAGTATCTAAATAGGAATTTTGATGTCGACAAATTCATCAAAACATTAGCTATTGAACAACTTTCAGGACATTGGGATAACAATTCTTACAACAAGAATAATTTCTATATCTATTGGAATGAAACTACTAACCTTTGGACCTACATCCCTTATGATTTGGACAATACATACGGCATTGATTGGGTGGATAAAGATTGGGGAACAAGAGATATTAATAATTGGCCAAAAGAAGATGAAGCTAGACCTTTATCAAAAAAGATTTTAGCCAATGCTACATACAATAATCAATACAATAGTTACTTAGCTAATTTTATAGATTCAACTTTTAATAGTGCTGATTTGGATCCTTATTTTGAGGATCAACAAAGTCTATTAAGAGCTGCCGTTGCTGCAGATACATGGTATACAAAGAATTATGGATGGACAGTAACAGATTATGATGAATCATTTGTTACTTCTATTGGAGGACATGTTGATTATGGCATTCAAGAATACATAAATACAAGAGTCCGTTCTGCTAAAGAGCAAATCATTATTACAGATTTAGGTGATGAATATTTAAATTCTGAAATCAAGATTTACCCTAATCCTGCAAGCCACCATATGATTATAGAACTAAAAGAAGTTCCTTATAAAAGATGTCTAATTTCTTTGACCAATCTTAATGGACAGACCATTAAAAGGTGGAATAAGAAAGCAGGTAATGTTCTTGATTTACGTATAGATAATGTACATCAAGGTACGTATGTACTTTCCATAGAAATTGAAAATAAACAAAAAAGCTGGATAAAAATACCAAGTAAAAAAGTGGTTATTTTATAA
- a CDS encoding arylsulfatase, protein MKQKSLLILSLVFMLFSSAYAQDNINREILPIVEPEAKTYTELDARNTTPPKRFEVKAPKEAPNVVIVLIDDLGMGATSAFGGPINTPTMDRLSNGGLRYNNFNTTSLCSPTRMAIKTGRNHHTCNTGSIMETSTAYPGNTGSLPASVAPLAETMRLNGYSTAAFGKWHETAAWETSVSGPFDRWPTRQGFDKFYGFIGGETDQWAPLIFDGVKKVNPPKEENYHFTTDMTNQAINWVKAQQSMTPDKPFFVYFSTGAVHAPHHVSKEWSDKYKGQFDKGWDVIREETVAKMKANGIIPKNTNLGPKPEAIKDWKKLTDNERKLFARQAEVFSGFVEMTDYEIGRLVDAIDEIGELDNTIIVFVAGDNGTSAEGGMVGMYNEMTYFNFVEEKVEDLIPLMDDWGLPNTFPHMAAGWAVAFDAPFTWTKQIASDFGGTRTGMIVHYPDQVKQGDGIRGQFTHAIDIAPTILEVAGLPEPKVVNGVPQTPIEGTSFVYSFDDANAPERHVIQYFELFGNRALYYDGWFARTIHRAPWEMTDFGPLEEDKWDLYNVRDDFSLTKNLAAKYPEKLEEMKGLFMAEAEKYHVLPIDDRVVERTNPAIAGRPDIMGGRTTLKLYEGMEGMMENTFINIKNRSFTIDAEIVVPESGANGVILTQGGRFGGWSLYMKNDVPEFTYNFLGLERYVITTDAKLAPGKHKVSFAFNYDGGGNGKGGDATIEVSDGSKGKGRIERTQPNMFSADETADVGLDNQTPVAEGIGYGPEETTFTGKIDKVIIEIK, encoded by the coding sequence ATGAAACAAAAATCACTACTGATTTTGTCGTTAGTATTTATGCTTTTTTCTTCAGCATATGCTCAAGACAATATTAATCGAGAAATTTTACCTATTGTAGAACCCGAAGCAAAAACATATACAGAACTTGATGCTCGAAATACAACACCACCAAAACGTTTTGAAGTAAAAGCACCAAAAGAAGCTCCAAACGTAGTTATTGTTTTAATAGATGACTTAGGAATGGGAGCAACTTCTGCTTTTGGTGGTCCTATTAACACACCAACAATGGATAGGTTATCAAATGGTGGTTTGAGATATAATAATTTCAATACTACGTCTTTGTGTTCTCCTACAAGAATGGCTATTAAAACAGGTAGAAACCATCATACTTGTAATACAGGTTCTATTATGGAAACTTCTACTGCATACCCAGGTAATACAGGTTCATTGCCTGCAAGTGTTGCTCCATTGGCAGAAACAATGAGATTAAATGGATACAGTACTGCTGCTTTTGGTAAGTGGCATGAAACTGCTGCTTGGGAAACAAGTGTTTCAGGTCCTTTTGACCGTTGGCCTACACGCCAAGGATTTGATAAATTCTATGGCTTTATTGGTGGTGAAACTGACCAATGGGCTCCTCTTATTTTTGATGGTGTTAAAAAAGTAAACCCTCCTAAAGAAGAGAATTATCACTTTACTACAGACATGACCAATCAGGCAATTAACTGGGTAAAGGCACAACAATCTATGACACCAGATAAACCCTTCTTTGTATACTTTTCTACAGGTGCGGTACACGCTCCTCACCATGTTTCTAAAGAATGGTCTGATAAGTATAAAGGACAGTTTGATAAAGGGTGGGATGTTATTAGAGAAGAAACTGTAGCTAAAATGAAAGCCAACGGTATTATTCCTAAAAACACAAATTTAGGACCTAAGCCAGAAGCTATTAAAGACTGGAAGAAATTAACAGATAACGAGAGAAAATTATTTGCTCGTCAGGCTGAAGTATTTTCTGGATTTGTTGAAATGACAGATTATGAAATTGGTCGTTTAGTTGATGCTATTGATGAAATTGGAGAACTAGACAATACTATTATTGTATTTGTAGCTGGTGATAACGGAACAAGTGCTGAAGGCGGCATGGTAGGTATGTACAACGAAATGACTTACTTTAATTTTGTAGAAGAAAAAGTTGAAGACCTAATTCCTTTGATGGATGATTGGGGTTTACCAAATACATTCCCTCATATGGCTGCAGGATGGGCCGTTGCATTTGATGCTCCTTTTACTTGGACTAAACAAATAGCATCTGACTTTGGAGGTACAAGAACTGGTATGATTGTTCATTATCCAGACCAAGTAAAACAAGGCGATGGTATTAGAGGTCAGTTTACACATGCAATTGATATTGCTCCAACTATTTTAGAAGTGGCAGGATTACCAGAACCTAAGGTTGTAAATGGTGTTCCTCAAACGCCAATTGAAGGTACAAGTTTTGTGTATTCTTTTGATGATGCTAATGCTCCAGAAAGACATGTAATTCAGTATTTCGAACTCTTTGGTAACCGTGCTCTTTATTATGATGGCTGGTTTGCAAGAACTATCCACAGAGCTCCTTGGGAAATGACTGACTTTGGTCCTCTTGAAGAAGATAAATGGGATTTATATAACGTTCGCGATGATTTCAGTTTAACGAAAAACTTAGCCGCTAAGTACCCTGAAAAGTTAGAAGAAATGAAGGGACTTTTTATGGCAGAAGCAGAAAAATATCATGTACTTCCAATTGATGACCGTGTTGTAGAAAGAACTAACCCTGCAATTGCTGGCCGTCCTGATATTATGGGTGGAAGAACTACTTTAAAACTTTATGAAGGAATGGAAGGTATGATGGAAAATACTTTCATTAATATTAAAAACCGTTCTTTTACAATCGACGCGGAAATTGTTGTTCCTGAAAGTGGTGCTAACGGTGTTATTTTAACACAAGGTGGCCGTTTTGGTGGATGGAGTTTATACATGAAAAACGACGTTCCTGAGTTTACTTATAATTTCTTAGGTTTAGAAAGATATGTAATTACTACAGATGCTAAACTAGCACCAGGTAAACATAAAGTAAGTTTTGCTTTTAACTATGATGGTGGCGGAAACGGTAAAGGTGGAGATGCTACTATTGAAGTTTCTGATGGCTCTAAAGGAAAAGGTAGAATTGAAAGAACGCAACCTAATATGTTCTCTGCTGATGAAACTGCTGATGTTGGTTTAGATAATCAAACACCAGTAGCAGAAGGTATTGGATATGGACCTGAAGAAACTACGTTTACAGGTAAAATTGATAAAGTGATCATCGAAATCAAGTAA
- a CDS encoding ligand-binding sensor domain-containing protein has protein sequence MKTTLLSIFLTIYCGITFCQQLSQLPKIRNFQKNEYKALPQSWAIVQDNKGIIYFGNNDGLLQFDGENWTIYPLPNKSIVRSILFKNDTIYVGGQGEIGYFSLKGDNTLIYHSLSNQLHKIDFEDVWNIVEDKDGGVVFHSQQNDYQYKGNVLTKIPHHEGEYLFRVKHLLISSEDHLLKEFNFDVPIRSIQVNSDGHFLLFSRDKGIYLYNHKEIKKWHNKTLQVIQKAGIYSVIPLSTSGNVKHYAIGSVKNGVFIINENGKIVSHYNKENGLANNTVLAMYQDRDNELWCGLDNGISKIDLFSPVSYYSDNINFNPSVYSAQFYKSNYYIGTNQGVFKRSKKGINHSKVKGIEEQIWKIFIWNEQLYVAHNHGLSILKNDIFQPIFTLEGVWDGQILLSNTNYLLIGTYKGFRLVDKKHNVSDIIEGLDVTARIFVQLDNHEIWMSHGYKGVYKCILSQDQKSFSTVEFYNSSNGLPSSIFNNVFKVKDELFVGALHGIFTYNNDRNKFEITNDINGINSTDTTHIKYLKMDNSERLWMLSNLNFTISNNEDNLVLNNFIGNFVAGFEFVKEQSKNEFIIGLEEGYAVLSIDSYKKPILPLETLISTIQVGDKTEHLRTSSKERRTTKIPFDKNQITFNFTNPYYKNLDYNQYRYYLKGFEKDWSEWSTKNAKTYSFLNEGKYSFLVQSRNVNNALSNITTYSFEITPPWYRSTFAYILYLIAFVSFFLFTILFLKHRAKREKRYLMLKQTNDMHELEYKLMKEVTSSQEEIVKLKNEKLKTEINSKNEELAAVTMAIMQKNQGLQSIKEKLQDKYNTSKDRDIRQIIKKIDEATDVENDWDEFSIRFDQVYDNFFEKLKSKYPALTHRDIQICAYLKMKLTSKEIANTLNITVRSVEQSRYRLRKKMNLSHEENLLDKILSI, from the coding sequence ATGAAAACAACTCTACTATCTATTTTTTTAACTATTTACTGTGGAATAACATTTTGTCAACAACTATCTCAACTACCAAAAATTAGAAATTTTCAGAAGAATGAATACAAAGCACTTCCTCAAAGTTGGGCTATTGTTCAGGACAATAAAGGAATTATTTATTTTGGTAATAACGATGGTTTACTTCAGTTTGATGGTGAAAATTGGACTATCTATCCCCTTCCTAATAAAAGTATTGTTCGTTCTATTCTTTTTAAAAATGATACTATATACGTTGGTGGGCAAGGTGAAATTGGTTACTTCTCTTTAAAAGGAGACAACACGCTTATTTATCACTCGCTATCTAATCAACTACATAAAATTGATTTTGAAGATGTTTGGAATATTGTAGAAGATAAAGATGGAGGTGTGGTTTTTCATTCTCAACAAAATGACTATCAATACAAAGGCAATGTACTCACAAAAATTCCTCATCATGAAGGAGAGTACTTATTTAGGGTTAAGCATTTACTTATTTCATCAGAAGACCACCTATTAAAAGAGTTTAATTTTGATGTTCCTATCCGTAGTATTCAAGTAAACAGTGATGGGCATTTCCTACTATTTTCAAGAGATAAAGGAATTTACCTTTACAACCATAAAGAAATTAAAAAATGGCATAATAAAACATTACAGGTAATCCAAAAAGCGGGTATCTATTCCGTTATTCCATTATCTACATCTGGAAATGTTAAGCATTATGCCATTGGGTCTGTTAAAAATGGAGTCTTTATTATTAATGAAAATGGAAAAATTGTATCACATTATAACAAAGAAAATGGATTAGCAAATAACACTGTACTTGCTATGTATCAAGACAGAGACAACGAACTTTGGTGTGGTTTAGATAATGGTATTTCTAAGATAGATCTATTTTCTCCAGTCAGTTATTACTCTGATAATATTAACTTCAATCCATCCGTTTATAGTGCTCAATTTTATAAATCAAATTATTATATCGGTACAAATCAAGGGGTATTTAAAAGAAGTAAAAAAGGTATTAATCACAGTAAAGTAAAAGGAATTGAAGAGCAAATTTGGAAAATTTTCATTTGGAATGAGCAGCTTTATGTTGCACATAATCATGGTTTATCAATTTTAAAAAATGATATTTTTCAACCTATTTTTACTTTAGAAGGTGTATGGGATGGACAGATTTTACTTTCTAATACTAATTATCTATTAATTGGTACATACAAAGGCTTTAGGCTAGTAGATAAAAAGCATAATGTATCTGATATAATAGAAGGTTTAGATGTTACTGCTAGAATTTTTGTTCAACTAGATAATCATGAAATTTGGATGTCTCATGGGTATAAAGGTGTGTATAAGTGCATTTTATCTCAGGATCAAAAATCTTTTTCTACAGTAGAATTTTACAATAGTTCAAATGGTTTACCATCATCTATTTTTAATAATGTTTTTAAAGTAAAAGATGAACTTTTTGTAGGTGCTCTACATGGAATTTTCACATACAACAATGATAGAAACAAGTTTGAAATAACAAATGATATCAACGGAATTAACTCTACAGATACCACTCATATCAAATACCTAAAGATGGATAACTCTGAAAGGTTATGGATGCTTTCTAATTTAAATTTCACAATTTCTAATAATGAAGATAATCTTGTACTCAATAACTTTATAGGCAATTTTGTAGCTGGTTTTGAATTTGTAAAAGAACAAAGCAAAAACGAGTTTATTATTGGTTTAGAAGAAGGTTATGCCGTGCTATCAATTGATAGTTATAAAAAACCTATATTACCTTTAGAAACACTAATTTCTACTATTCAAGTGGGTGATAAAACTGAGCATTTAAGAACGAGCTCAAAAGAAAGAAGAACCACAAAAATTCCATTTGATAAAAATCAAATCACATTTAATTTTACAAACCCTTATTATAAAAATTTAGACTATAATCAGTACAGGTATTATTTAAAAGGATTTGAAAAAGATTGGTCGGAATGGTCTACAAAAAATGCAAAAACATACTCTTTTTTAAATGAAGGGAAATATAGTTTTTTGGTTCAAAGCAGAAACGTGAATAATGCTCTATCTAATATTACAACTTATAGTTTCGAAATTACACCTCCTTGGTACAGGTCTACTTTTGCTTATATATTATATCTAATTGCTTTTGTTTCTTTTTTCTTATTTACTATCCTTTTCTTAAAACACAGGGCAAAAAGAGAAAAAAGGTATTTAATGCTAAAACAAACCAACGATATGCATGAGTTAGAATATAAGCTCATGAAAGAAGTTACTAGTTCCCAAGAAGAAATTGTAAAGCTAAAAAATGAAAAACTAAAAACAGAAATCAATAGTAAAAACGAAGAACTTGCAGCTGTAACTATGGCTATCATGCAAAAAAACCAAGGTCTACAATCTATAAAAGAGAAATTACAAGATAAATACAACACCTCTAAGGATAGAGATATTAGACAAATAATAAAGAAAATTGATGAAGCAACAGATGTTGAAAATGATTGGGATGAATTTAGTATTCGCTTTGACCAAGTATACGATAATTTCTTTGAGAAATTAAAATCAAAATACCCGGCACTTACCCATAGGGATATTCAAATTTGTGCTTACCTAAAAATGAAGCTGACAAGTAAAGAAATTGCAAATACACTTAACATTACAGTTAGGAGTGTGGAGCAAAGTAGATACCGTTTAAGAAAAAAAATGAACCTATCACATGAAGAGAATTTGCTAGATAAGATTCTTTCAATTTAA
- a CDS encoding isopenicillin N synthase family dioxygenase — translation MQNIPSVDLSDFLSDDPNRKQKFVKEIGTAYEDIGFVSLKGHFLDSMLTNELYSEIKNFFELPVETKSKYEIEGIGGQRGYVSFGKETAKGFKKGDLKEFWHFGQYVEDNPKLEEQYPDNVIVEELPKFNAVGKEAYQALEKTGIYVLRALALFLDLEEQYFDKFIKNGNSILRPIHYPPIKSEPKDAVRAAAHGDINLITLLMGAEGKGLQVQNHDGEWIDAIAGEGELVINVGDMLSRHSNNRLKSTIHRVVNPPKELWGTSRYSIPFFMHPISEMPLNALENCITDAQPKLYEDTTAGEFLTERLIELGLIKK, via the coding sequence ATGCAAAATATACCTAGTGTAGATTTGTCAGATTTTTTATCAGACGACCCAAACCGAAAGCAAAAATTCGTAAAAGAAATTGGTACTGCTTATGAAGATATCGGATTTGTATCTCTAAAAGGACATTTCCTTGATTCTATGCTTACTAATGAGCTTTACAGTGAAATTAAGAATTTTTTCGAGCTTCCAGTAGAAACAAAATCAAAGTACGAAATTGAAGGAATTGGAGGACAAAGAGGTTACGTTTCATTTGGTAAAGAGACCGCAAAAGGTTTTAAAAAAGGAGATTTGAAAGAGTTTTGGCATTTTGGCCAATATGTTGAAGATAATCCTAAATTGGAAGAACAATATCCAGATAATGTAATTGTTGAAGAACTTCCTAAATTTAATGCTGTTGGTAAAGAAGCTTATCAGGCATTAGAAAAAACAGGTATTTATGTATTAAGAGCTTTGGCACTTTTTCTAGATCTTGAAGAACAATATTTTGATAAATTTATCAAGAATGGTAATTCAATTTTAAGACCTATTCATTACCCTCCAATCAAATCTGAACCAAAAGATGCAGTTAGAGCTGCAGCTCATGGAGACATTAATCTTATTACTTTGTTGATGGGTGCAGAAGGTAAGGGGTTACAAGTTCAAAATCATGATGGAGAATGGATTGATGCTATTGCTGGAGAAGGTGAATTAGTAATTAATGTTGGAGATATGCTTTCTAGACACTCTAATAATAGATTAAAATCTACAATACATAGAGTAGTTAATCCTCCAAAAGAGTTATGGGGTACTTCAAGATATTCTATTCCATTTTTTATGCATCCGATTAGTGAAATGCCATTAAATGCTTTAGAAAACTGTATTACTGATGCTCAACCAAAATTGTATGAAGATACAACTGCTGGAGAATTTCTTACAGAAAGACTTATTGAGTTAGGGCTAATCAAAAAATAA